CGCTGGACGCTCTCGAAAATGGATGCGTTCTTCACCCAGCAGGCGTCGGTGGAGAGCTGTCGCGGATGGATGCCTGCTCTGGCGGCTCGTCGTTCGGTGGGATGAACGAACGGTCGGCCAGCTCACCTAGGGCGAGCATGGCGATCTCGGCTTCATGTATGCCCCGGCATGGCGCGCCGATCCCGACGCTCCGCCCCTCTCGGCCTCGCTGCCGAAACGGACGAAGGCCTTCAGGAAGAAGGAGTGTCGGCCATTCTTCGCCGGCCTGCTGCCCGAGCAGACGCAGCGGGAAGTCGTCGCCCGGGCGCTCGGTGTCTCGCCAATCGCTCCCTGCGCGACGAGTGTGACCAGGTGACCGGCCCCTCTCGGCCGCTCACGCCGTCTGCTCCGGCGGCGACGGCCGATGATCGCCGCGGCCTCAGCCCCCGATGATCGCCCCGCCCCACAGCTCCTCGAAGAATGCCCGCCAGGGGAGGATCCGGATGCCGCGCACCACGCGCTCGGCCGATTCGTTGGAGACGACGATCGACAGCCGCGGGCGATGGATCTCGGCGAACGCCACGAGCGAACGCAGGTCGCGATCGTCGACCCGCGACGTGCCCTTCACCTCGATTGCCACCTCCCCCGAGCCGAGCACGAAGTCGACCTCCGCCCCGGCCTTCGTCCGCCAGAAGGCGATGCCGTAGCCCAACTCGCGGTACGACGCGTGGGCGGCCAGTTCCATGAGGACCAGATGCTCGAGGGCCCTGCCGAATTGCTCGCCGCGCGGCTCCGCGATCCGACGCCGTGAGATCGCACCGGCGACGCCGACGTCGAAGAAATAGAACTTCGGCGCCTTGCCGATGACCTGCCGTTCCTGACGCTGCTTGTACGGGGGCACGAGACGGCCCAGGAGCGTGTCGCAGAGGATTTGGAAATACTCCTTGACGGTCTTCGCATCGACACCGCAGTCGCGGGCGATGTTGGCGTAGTTGACCAACTCGCCGTGGGAATAGCCGACGGCCTCGAAGAAGCGGGCGAAGGCGGGCACGTTGCGCGTCAGCCCCTCGGCGAACACTTCCTCCTGGAGGTAGTCGCGGACGTAGGCAGCGAGTGAGCGCTGCGGGTGGGTCGAGAGGTAGTGGGCCGGAACGAGGCCATGATTCAGGGCGCGGAGGAGATCGAACGCTGCCGGCGATCCGGCGGCGGCAAACTCCGCCGTCACCAGCGCCGCCATCTCGAATCGCCACGCTCGCCCGCCGAGGAGATTTCCCCGGCCGCGCTTGAGCTGGCGGGCGCTCGACCCGCACAGCAGGAACCGCAGCCCACGGTGCTCGATCAGCCACTGCACCTCGTCGAGAACGGCCGGAACCTTCTGCACCTCGTCGAGAATGATCGGGCGCGCGAGCTCGGCCGCGGGGCGGGCGAGGATCCGCTCCCGGAGGAGCGCCGGCCGGGCGGTCATCTCGAGGGCCAGGTCGGTCTGGAGAAAATCGAACGACAGGCTGCCGGGGAAGCCGGTCCGCAGGAGCGTCGACTTCCCCGACTTCCGCGGTCCCCATAAAAACGCCGACTGCCGGGGGGGCAAGTCGATCGCCAGGAGGCGAGGAAACGCTCCAACCATTCGGGAACGAGCTCCATCTTGGTCCAACTAAAATGAAGTATGTTCCGTAATAGTTTGAGTTTCAAGCGATTTTTCGCAGCTTTTCACAGCATTGCCTCGCAGATTGACATTCCCAGAGCGATAAATGATGATGTCATCATGAGAACCATCATCGATCTGACCGCCGAACAGGTGCGGGCGCTTGCCACGCTGTGCGAGTCGCAGAAGATCTCGCGCGCCGAGGCGGTGCGCCGGGCGGTGGCGCGGTATGTCGCCGAGGAGCAGCGGCCGGGGCGAGAGCGGGCGTTCGGCGCCTGGAAGGGCAAACGCATCGACAGCGTGGCGCTGATTCGCCGGCTGCGCGACGAGTGGAAGCCATGAGGGCGCTGTTCGACAGCGACGTGCTCATCGATTTTCTCCGTGGCGTCGATGCCGCCGCCACCGAGATCGCTCGCTACGACGACGCCTGCTACTCCGTGATCTCGTGGATGGAGGTGATGGCCGGCGCCGAGACCGACGAGGAGCGGTTTGCCGCCGAGGCGCTGTTCGAATCGATGCGGCGGATCGATCTCACCGCCGAGGTCGCACGGCGAGCGGTCGACCTGCGGCGAGCGCTTCGCGTCAAGCTTCCCGACGCCATCGTCCTGGCCAGCGCCGACCGCGAGGGCTGCATCCTCGTGACGCGGAATACGAAGGACTTCGACCGCGACGACCCGCGGATCCGCGTGCCCTACGGCGGTTGAGGCCCGGCTCCGGCTCGAGCGTCGGCTCTGCGGGCTCGGGCCAGGGCCACCGCGGCGTTCGCCGTCACCGGCGCGGTTTGAGGACCACCGCCGCCAGCGGGGGAAGCGTCAGCTCGAGGCACTGGCCGTGGCCGTGGCTCGGCTCGGCGAGCGCTTCGAGGCCCCCGCCGTTGCCGAGATTGCTGCCACCGTACCACGCCGAGTCGCTGTTGAAGACCTCGTCGTAGAAGCCCGCGCGCGGCACGCCGAGCCTGTAGCCCGGGCGCGGCACCGGCGTGAAATTGCAGGCCACCACGAGGAAGTCGTCGGGATCGACGCCGCGGCGCGAAAACGCCAGCACGCTGGCCGACCAGTCGTG
Above is a genomic segment from Planctomycetota bacterium containing:
- a CDS encoding ATP-binding protein — its product is MVGAFPRLLAIDLPPRQSAFLWGPRKSGKSTLLRTGFPGSLSFDFLQTDLALEMTARPALLRERILARPAAELARPIILDEVQKVPAVLDEVQWLIEHRGLRFLLCGSSARQLKRGRGNLLGGRAWRFEMAALVTAEFAAAGSPAAFDLLRALNHGLVPAHYLSTHPQRSLAAYVRDYLQEEVFAEGLTRNVPAFARFFEAVGYSHGELVNYANIARDCGVDAKTVKEYFQILCDTLLGRLVPPYKQRQERQVIGKAPKFYFFDVGVAGAISRRRIAEPRGEQFGRALEHLVLMELAAHASYRELGYGIAFWRTKAGAEVDFVLGSGEVAIEVKGTSRVDDRDLRSLVAFAEIHRPRLSIVVSNESAERVVRGIRILPWRAFFEELWGGAIIGG
- a CDS encoding ribbon-helix-helix protein, CopG family, producing the protein MFRNSLSFKRFFAAFHSIASQIDIPRAINDDVIMRTIIDLTAEQVRALATLCESQKISRAEAVRRAVARYVAEEQRPGRERAFGAWKGKRIDSVALIRRLRDEWKP
- a CDS encoding type II toxin-antitoxin system VapC family toxin; amino-acid sequence: MRALFDSDVLIDFLRGVDAAATEIARYDDACYSVISWMEVMAGAETDEERFAAEALFESMRRIDLTAEVARRAVDLRRALRVKLPDAIVLASADREGCILVTRNTKDFDRDDPRIRVPYGG